Within the Cydia strobilella chromosome 25, ilCydStro3.1, whole genome shotgun sequence genome, the region ctataatcagtggtcagcatgcaaaataaccctggattgagaactacattaacttacttttgatttgtacagccacctttgcatgatttacactgggctatacatggtaagctgacgcgatgaCACCcataacgcatagtttcgcagccagatttacagccacaatggtccaagaggcttaattacgaccaaatcgctgtaactgccgcgattctggagtccaactctctttttccttagtccatccccaagaagatggacatggtatggaaacttctgatttcagagcgtttccccatatatggcccgcttggtaagctgctcgaagtgcatgatgtaggtggcagggtaggcaggttccaatttctcggccaaatcatctGCTTTGAAATTGGCCgagagatttgttccctgaacgaagccctccattgactgacaacgaacgtggacaaatttggtttgcGTACTaaaagaattcgttcagatcaagctgcctttctctggccactataaaaagacgggaaaatatgagtacgtcaacttttaagtttttgattttgtcagttgttaggtgtgtacctacatattttaattttagtataaagtaaccctagatttgtgttattgttttgctatagttacaatttcaaaaaacaagcttgttacaagcctgccacctacatcagctgctctctataaacatgcacttcgagcagcttaccaagcgggccatatatggggaaacgctcctctggaaccagaagtttccataccatgttgTTAAGACCTATCAAGTAGGtaacagataagtaggtattagcatacctaaatacctacttacctaatctagacagattaagtctctcaatcgtctgTATGTGGCACCAcagtcctatgatatgtaaaggtgacatctaccgaaactattgtgtactagtataagtgctcaataagctgttagctatgtcaatgtatgtaatagttcataaccaatccgtagtgtcatagtgtggcgctgtacttaagtatataagcttctacatgtatgtagataaactcacaattttctaaccagccttctgtaaacattaaatttagatatcagtattccctgctttcatttggtcgccattacctccaacgctgaacacaTGTACATCTTCTtagggatggactaaggaaaaagagagttgcacTGCAGAATTGTCTGCAGTTACAgtgatttggtcgcaattaagcctcttggaccattgtggctcccaatctggctgcgaaactatgcgttgtgggtgtcgactgtcgtcgcgtcagcttaccatgcacagcccagtgtaaatcatgcaaaggtggctgtacaaattaaaattaagttaatgtaattttcaatccagggttatattttgcatgctgagttGCTGAAcactgattataggtttggcacaaaattataggtttaatggtaatcagctaggcacaaaaataattcaacagtaatctacagcaaccagtttatgtatgatcggtgattttgtagtattggaatggtacgagtccttcaaaacgacttttcttttttagttctacatctaccggtgaacccgaagaggacatttaagttttttgtttacgaatgtagtcactttaactaaaaatatttttttattttgttatatttttttttgtaattcagcaccaggaaaaaactttattcaggttttatttatttattttttatttattaaactaaattgggtgatttcttttcatatgacacatttcatattaaaatcagtgcacttactgcggttgaagatttcttttaaataaatttatttgtaagagcgtgcataattgaacttaaatatttcgtgaagaataaaaggtatcggtgtcgggtttttttatataatacttgttatttattcagtaacatatacatgtattaaactattcatattccataaattttttttaagaaatcaagtaaaaactatcaatcgagtaagaaaaaaaaacttaagatgacatgttttgccaaaagtattcagtatatgtttttcgagtatttttttataagtaatgtatataatgagcttttattttagatattaaacattgacaTCGGTCAAGTAGTTTatcttgtagaattttttgaaatatattttgaagaaatttacactcacagtcaaacattcatatttcgtgaagtatgagaggtatcggtgtcgggttttttttataatactttttatttattcagtaatatataaatgcattaaactattcatgttccatacattttttttgagaaatcaagtaaaaactatcaatcgagaaaaaaaaaacttaagatgccgttttttgtcaaaagtattcagtatatattttttatatatttttttaaatgtaatgtatataatgagctttaatttgagatattaaatatttaaatcggttcataggtttagtttgtagaatttttgaaatattttttaaataagtggcgccatctctgttcctaaggggtgaaactgccgctgctgcgggtcaaatcgctcagtttggtccctactatcactgtgcaaagcggcttgcttttatcatgaagtgcagcattttgttcataacaagtatgactactaCAAGAAtcctgataactttttgacagtgcgagccttatggtttcctCTTGGCAAccttttacatgaaaatgtttttggtgggatatgtataataaattccGCGGGATTTAAATTCTCaaatttaaacacattttaattcACATATTTGAGCTAAAAAAATATGCGCCTTATACTTATCACAGTCGAACTTTACGATCATTGAGATCTGTTTTGCTACGTGCAGAGCAGATTGCACATTCATTTTGATCGTTAACCACCAGATCACACCCACCGAGCGCTCCTCCACCGCGACTACATTTACAACCACACGAACACCCGCCTCATCCTGAGGTGGAAGGTGCATCCCGGCTTTATCTCCAATAGCACCGTACCATGGCACGACATAGCTCTGGTCAAGGTAGACAAGGACATGGAGACAGCTGCGCCTGTCTTCTTTACCAATGGAGTTCAGCAGGTACACCTTTAGACTCCCGCAACCGCACCAACACCCCTCCTGAGTAGAAGGTACACACCAATATACATTCGCAGCCGCATCAACACCCCATCCTGAATAGAAGGTACAGACCAATATACATTCACAGCCGCATTAACACCCCATCCTGAGTAGAAGGTACACACCAATATATACATTCACACCCACATCAACACCCCATCCTGAGTAGAAGTTACACACCAATATACATTCACAGCCACATCAACACCCCATCCTGAGTAGAATATGCACCGCTTCATCGCCAACAGCTCCGTGGTACGACATTACTCTGGCCAAGGTCGACAAGGAACTAAACTGGGAAACTACGCCTGTCTTCTTTACCATCAATAGAGTTCAACAGATAGAGTACGTCTAAGCTAGTACACACCAATACTATAATCGGTTTGAAATTAGTTTGAATGTTTGGAGGTATGTTAAAACGGAGTGAACATGAAAAAAGTGATCGCCGTTTTGAATTTACAAATTATTGATCTGATCGCGTTTAAAATTGATATCTAAATGAGGCTTGGTTAAAGTAAGAATACTTATAgaatttttaaatgacataataTCCGACAGCCCCAAGGACCTCTATTCAAAGGACTGGTGGTTAGAACAAAGCGTTTCTACATATTGGGTTCTTCTACGACTTCGCGTCCGCACCCGAACCCGAATTTTGAAGTGACAGGTACACTCATACTTCCCTCACACCATTTGTTATTCATAGGTCCAAGCCAGCGTTTGGAAGACAATAATCACCATGGATCGCCGCACTTACCTCACCAACGCTATGGAGATCTACGACGTCGAACTAGTCAACCCAATTTTCTGTTACGAACGCTACGGATTCACATTAGACGACACACTCATATGCGTCAACATGACCCACGACGCTGACTGCTTCATCACTGAGTTTGGACCGATCTTTACCCCCACAGAACGTGTGCTAGGGGTGTTGAGGCTGATGCCGAATGATTGTGACAATAAATTGGCCATATTTACGAACGTGACGTCGTATTTTGAGTGGATTTCGAAGGAGACTGGTGCTGGGAAAGATAGAAAGGTATTTTAGACTGAGCATCTAAGTGttgctataattattattttagttgttttgtttatttattcactGACGTTTGTACAGCAATGTcagtaatattatacaattttttttcaattagtcACTTTTTTTCAATAAGATCAAAGTACAACATAACTTACATAACATAACTTACATCAAATGTTAACTGGATGATATCATTGATATCTCTTAGGGTTTCCGCTGGCTgacgcgggtgcacggagcgagcGGGCGCACGGCACGCGGGTGCCTTGACTGCCTTGTAGGTAGAAtacgtcgcacgcgtccgcgtcCCTGTTCAGAATGTCGGGTGATTCCGAAAATGAACATCACTTTATCAAAAccatatatctatctttgttattagttattatggTTAtgcgactggcgggagcatgcaccAAGCCGTGATGAGTGGCGAAAGAAATGGAGACCTTTGCCCAACAGTGGGAAACAagataggctattaaaaaaaaaggtttcttaTTATTTCCTTGCCCAAGCCCAGTAACATGCGAAAGTGCTCTCATTTACTCCGATACAAATACACTGAGCGCGTTTTAGGTATTGACAGCCCCTTAATACGAGCCTAAAACTCCAAATTGACTTTTAAGATGACCCTCAAAGTGTCTAATGACAGCCACCCCCGCCATAAAAACGCAATCGGATCTGACGGTCATTCCGGACACAATTAAATAAGATAGACGAGGGCGATGACCTATCTAATCTAAAGAATTGGTGCTGCACATAGTTGCAAATGTATCTCATatctgtaatagtacattatgatacaagtgtgctacgttggtcattacacacgagtgcgcaataagaaagccgatgtgtgtaatgaccaatgcacacgcgtttcatacgacgtttttcaacacacttgcgaggaaaaagataacttataaattagttttttttttgtcaaaacagtaaaagtacaattttGCGTTCGTCAATGATGCGTTCTGAAATTGCATCGaatcaacttgtgcgttcagaattatatttaacatcattattaaaaaacaaacgtttcttatggaattttaagttttatgacataaaatcattaaataaagctgataatgataattaatattgaacgcacaattattatgagcgttttacgttttgttcatctatcaagctacttaaacacgctccatccaaggtcaaaatactttccccactagtagataaaatgcgtttttacccgcttgttttaaaggataaaagacaactttccgagctagtaaggggaaaaatattataaatgtaaaagggGATTTTTAGAAAAACTTGTaccatttatgaaataaaactatgaaaacggattatatcgcgtatattgaatttataatacatcccgacgtttcgaactctttacagcgttcgtggtcaacgggtgactgaggaaaaaattacaaaatgcaaaaatacccacatactaaaataatgaacaatcatagactacaaactttaaggctggttgtacatgcaaaatcggttcataaggctagttatacactataattatttttcaagtaaagatatatatatatatacgcgataaaaaactatgccggctccaaccctacaccacggacccgagaagatttaattccctcctaaattgtaggagggtatcccaatatgggaccggcaacaaactcggcgggacacatcttttcaaaacatcagaatgtccagcatcatccaacactacggtctcacagtctatgtctcgcttgctccttcatcaggtggactacaggatcccaagctggtggtagagaaaagccatcttccctattaaagtttggatatttcttaatctcaatggcctcgcgcagcattctgggtatgtaacgcttctccttggcaagaaccagaggcttatcaaacttgattgagtgattggctttatccatgacatgctcacagacagcagacctaggtcgacggtgcttgacatcagctatgtgttccttcacccgagtggaaatgctccgtttcgtctgcccgacatatgataggccacactcacagtccagcctgtacactcctgcagtctgtagaggggtattgcattttacaggcctcaggaattgtgacatcttcttcattggcttgaaatatgtttttatagaagcacgcttcaagatgtggctgatcctgtccgtgacccccctgacaaaaggcagaatggcaggcctgcgctcgactgtggggatcttaatgtgggacctctggttgacccgcggtatcctgagctcgtttgcctggagcgcgcgcctggcatgctggattattttagtatgtgggtatttttgcattttgtaattttttcctcagtcacccgttgaccacgaacgctgtaaagagttcgaaacgtcgggatgtattataaattcaatatacgcgatacaatccgttttcatagttttatttcatgagtaactatcgcggtaaccgaagacaatattttgtaccatttactttttttcgaaaaacccgtcaacttttgggttatttaaacCCAGAAttacgagtactattgaatgagacaaagaaaaaaagtgtccccagtttttcatacaaattttgggtgtcagttttgtaacgttccatacaaaatgtatgtgaaaatgcgttacaaaactggcatttttttgtttatatattttatatcgatATAACTTTTTAAATCGGTAGTCCTCgggattctgagtagaaataactcgtcgatggattttcgaaagaagtaaatgcccaaaaaaaatgcccaaaagtaactctgtctgtctgtttgttacttGTTCACGCTtaaaagtttttgtttaaaCGTTGacgatatataaaaaataaaatttctggATAATTTTCTCTACTCTACTCAGTCAATTTTACTTAAAAGCATTCCAAGCTTGACCCTCAGTGTCTAATGTCATCGGAATTGCAGTGTCCCCATAAACTGCAATCTGATCTGATTCCAGACACAATTACACAAGATGGCCGTGGTCGATGACCTTATTATTATGCACTGCAGAGTTTAGGCTCCCTAGGTCCCTACCACAGCGGAATTATtcctagttaaatagatagatagcATACTGTTTACTGAACTCCCCAGTAAAGATACAACAGCTAGTTATGGCATCACGCGCGCCATGAAATTTCCTCACCCCACGACGTCAGATTGACTTCAGATTGACAGAACCTgttcgtgttcagatatttgtgatcaatttggccgctccgatatatctgatccTAACGATAACAAACCGTAATTttggtagtttttagggttccgtacccaaagggtaattaaagcgggaccctattactaagactccactgtctgtccgtcaccaggttgtatctcatgaaccgtgatagctgaaaTTGTGACAGTTGAAATAACtaatatctgttgccgctataacaataaatactaactaaaatgtatggaaccctcggtgggcgagtccgactcgcacttggacaaGTGTATGTAGGACAAGGTTGTTTTAGTATATGTATGATAATTTTCAGGGCATCtggagtccgtctaagctaactatGCACCGATTTGACGTGACGAAGTGTGAAACTTGTGAGTgccattttcacctcagcagctcgaacaagcctactttcttcactccagggagtgaaacaaagtagctttttaatttagtgaactgccacttcatacttcggggtctattacaaattcgaagtacattttaacctttaataagttctcactactgaggtgaaaaattatatgtgtcacacgagagcaaagttattttatcaTGTACATCATATTTTCACACTTTCACAGGTTAGCTTAgtcctaccaaagatagatataactccgtaatagatggataaggaaaaaacgtgcctcgaaaatcaagaaaatttgattctcgatcagatggcgccactagctttggcctactgtcgtatagatggcgttgactgtttcgtttgttatttaacaattttaacgcatatcagtgaaaaaacatgggtcaaaatcataaaaataattaatgcaaataaaaaaatcatttatccatatttaaaaacattttgtcgtatttttataaatcttcatttttagttttaaagtgtgtcgacagatggcagtgaatttactggggttacaaaatttactatgacagtaccgctctagtataagttactctatggtcctACTCTACCATATACATTTAAATAGTAGAGTTAGactaagtctgcaacgattttgatagcataggtATATACGCAGTTCATATACTCAtacttcataatttcatagaagtttgcgtgtgctgtcaaaatcgttgcagacttaccttggtctaactctactatAATTCAAtcttatattttcatataaatattatattaatggaCGCAGCCAAATAAAATCAGTGTGACAAAATGTGGATGATTTTCCCAAAATTATTTCCAAAAGTATTTTCGCGAACGCAACCTAACGATCCAACCCCCAgactattacaaaaataaacaacggCTCACCAACAAATAAGTCTACTTTATTAAAAGGGTACAAGGGTGACTTTCCTTTAGCAACTATTTTGAAGACTGCAGCTGTATTTTTACCATAGCATTTTGCGTTTATTACCCAAATCGTTACACTTTAAATGAACCGCGATAGAGTTCTTTTcgtttaaatatttgttgtaaGACAGCATAATGAATTGGGAATATAGTTTCGTCTCGGGCTGACTGAGCCAATGATGCAAAGATTTTTATGATCTTAGGATGAATCCGCGAATTTGACTCCTCTATTGTTACGATATTTCTTTTATTCGCGTCTATTCTTTGTGAAAATATACTCAAAATGTTTCGCACTTAAGTCCTTTTTGGTTGTATTTGTATAGGTTTGAGTTTGAGACCGACTTAAAAGCCAAGgattttaggttaggttttgtatGGATAGTGTATTATTGAAGTAGCGGAAATGTTAATGTTGAGTTATTAGTCATTTCGGAGGGTGGTCAACAATTTGTATGATTAATATTTGTGGTTCCGCTAAGTAACTAGAGAAAACTGGGATGGAGAGGATTATACGACATCTGTTTGGTTGGATAAAGCAGTCTTAGAGTAGGTGACTGTAAACTAGTATTCTGTTTGTAAAATCTACATCAATATATAGTGGCAaggaaatacataatatatcgtTTCTTGTGGCAGGAAGTTTTACAACCACAGGAAAAGACGTGCCGCACCTCCGATCTCCGTCGGCCCACAGCCTGCATGTGGCTGCAACAATCATCAAGAtgctgatgatgattgttttagggtcggttgcaccagactatttgtcatcgttaaagagttcgctaaattttattctatggaaagcttcatagtaaaccgccgcggcgcgccgggtgacgttgatcagtctgtcaagtgcggatggtgcaactggctatcgatggtatagaaaggatgcacatctctttaggcagaattgttgcaaaagtgaccgctttcagctttaaataatacttcctaatctctccggtggcgcttagttaggctctgggacataagccatataaggcaacaaataacccgaccaaattacgtaggttgtttttggtagtatttcggtgtatggtggcgccgcctaattactgttttttgatggacacttttcatacatagagatttggctcatttatatagtctccatgcaactggcactaaatgGAGTAAGCCCGTGAATTCattaaatgtaaaaacagctgccTCCTAAGGAAAGTGGTTAATGTTTTGATTATTTAAGCCTACTCTCTgctttagtaaaataataattattattattattctgagcccactgtgtcccactgctgggcaaaggcctcccccctctttttcactcgtctctgtttaatgctatatccggccagcctgtcaagaaggagtccaaattatcccgccatcgccgacgaggtctgccggatccccggttagactcgtggggctcccactccgtggttaacttggcccacaagtcatccggcattcggcagacatgaccagcccagtcccatttcaacttggccgctttccgagctacgtctattatttgagtgagtcttagagcgcagcgttgtgtttcggactcgatctcttaattttacacctaatatgctgcgctccatagctctctggcaaaccgtaggtgagaactggaagtacgcacatgtccaaaaataataaagattgCAAATCAGTAATCACCCATGTTTTCACAACAACGTTATAGATAGCTATCGAGCAGGGGGACGGACAAACAGTTACTAACTTTTTTATATACGTTCCCTCAGACAGCCCTCTGTAATACACAAATcacattattaatttacaaatgaCATATCTCTGACAATACCTTCAACGAAATTCAATCTTAAGTGTAAGAAATAAGGTTGGAATCAAAAATGGCATATTTTGAAATAGATCGTTTTTTGTGAAATAAGTGAAATGTCTATCCGGTTTACAATATATgacataaaattatcataaatgGTATTGATTTGGTTTTATGTCTTTATGGTACGTTTGTGCATCATTCGTTTTAGTTTTTATCTAATGCAATTCAATTTAAgatttatcaaagatagatataactccgtaatagaagttactctatggatttATTATAGTAGAATATGTAATTTGATtgaaaaaactagttaatacaatatgaaattatatacttaggccaagcaataagaaggtatagagggaaatgcaaggaacacaatttttaaggatataacgatcccaaacccggcctagcagcttcaccgatgtagataatcaagataaaaatgagagccctaaataaaccttcaagagcggatatctcaaaaactatacaagatatcgaaaaacttgactgaataaaacttgtataacgaattaaatctcttttcattttgtataagcaaagatagatataactccgtaatagatggatacagtctaaggaaaaaacgtgcctcgaaaatcacgaaaatttgattctcgatcagatggcgccactagttttggcctactctcgtaaagagggcgttgactgtttcgtttgttatttataattttaacgtataccagtgaaagaacatgggtcaaaatcatataaaaataattaatgcaactaaaaaaaacatttctccatatttaaatacattttaacgtatttttgtaaatcttcatttttagttttaatgtatgtcgatagatggcagtgaatttaaagtggttacaaaatttactatgacagtaccgctctatcttattaaatatatcctcattggtataagtggtcaagtcgctcagacgcatagtttccgagatataatcgaaaaaccgaaaaatggaaccttcaaacccccctccccccagcaccagggttacggccggggacttttgatatgttcatctcctaactagtccaaaaaagctacgaagtaaaaaattgtgttccaagtatttccctctataccgttttttgggcatttatttcctggcctaactgtattgcaaaattaaaaaagaacaaCAGATAATGACATATTTATGCAACTTTATAACGaattaataacattaaaaaataattacgacccacctttaaaattcacaatatttattactttaggAAAGCtcgataggtacatatttttcgCTTCAACTTCaagaaaacattatttatatacagggtgtccctagccattggacacagctgaaatgtacatatgcattagggtaattagaaccagtataccaagcattcctgagaagtaactctacgtgggatttcagggtttgtccaatggctaaggtcattctgtattttaattgtttttcctACTTTGGATATTGCTACATAATTTAGTCAAGATCTATTGCCCTATTGTCGTAAACTTTTAATTACTATCTACATAACTACCTCGACGTTTCGACAGCGGAGGGTCCTGATTTACGGCCCCAATAATTGAGTTACCAAGCTTTATGTAAACTTTTTAACATCAGGATAAATGTAGGcagatatttaattatttttacgattggGTGAGCTAAGTGTTTGGGGATAGTAAGTTACAATACTGTTAgatataaacattatttaatttaaaagacaTTTAACTAAACGGTTGGCGCTATTTATTCTcaaatactattaaatataggtattaaaattatttaattaatgaatgattttcttttttatctTACGCAATTTTTGCAATTAAGTTAAAATCTCACACTCTCCTTATTTATGTAAGTGTGTTGTTTTGtcataataaactatttatttatgtaagtgTGTTGTTTTGtcataataaactatttatttatgtaagtgTGTTGTTTTGtcataataaactatttatttatgtaagtgTGTTGTTTTGtcataataaactatttatttatgtaagtgTGTTGTTTTGtcataataaactatttatttatgtaagtgTGTTGTTTTGtcataataaactatttatttatgtaagtgTGTTGTTTTGtcataataaactatttatttatgtaagtgTGTTGTTTTGtcataataaactatttatttatgtaagtgTGTTGTTTTGtcataataaactatttatttatgtaagtgTGTTGTTTTGtcataataaactatttatttatgtaagtgTGTTGTTTTGtcataataaactatttatttatgtaagtgTGTTGTTTTGtcataataaactatttatttatgtaagtgTGTTGTTTTGtcataataaactatttatttatgtaagtgTGTTGTTTTGtcataataaactatttatttatgtaagtgTGTTGTTTTGtcataataaactatttatttatgtaagtgTGTTGTTTTGtcataataaactatttatttatgtaagtgTGTTGTTTTGtcataataaactatttatttatgtaagtgTGTTGTTTTGtcataataaactatttatttatgtaagtgTGTTGTTTTG harbors:
- the LOC134752581 gene encoding chymotrypsin-like protease CTRL-1 encodes the protein MKETWLAIGFVTVLSLFALFSIIKFATGVGDPDEILSTPVEAVEVIELPVLRLTDTDFWIKCCCLINKNSSHRYPYLAAIIAQSGTNDTEGWIFTCFGSVITMRWIVTTAHCKIPDHTHRALLHRDYIYNHTNTRLILRWKVHPGFISNSTVPWHDIALVKVDKDMETAAPVFFTNGVQQVQASVWKTIITMDRRTYLTNAMEIYDVELVNPIFCYERYGFTLDDTLICVNMTHDADCFITEFGPIFTPTERVLGVLRLMPNDCDNKLAIFTNVTSYFEWISKETGAGKDRKEVLQPQEKTCRTSDLRRPTACMWLQQSSRC